The DNA window gcccacatctgctgaacgaggaaccatctcagccaccagagagcctccagtCTGGACCGGGTACAGAACCTGAGGAGGGTTGTCGTTCTGGTCCTGGATCAGCACTTTCACAGTCACGTTGCTACTGAGTGGAGGGGAGCCTCCGTCCTGCGCTTTCACTACTAGCTGAAGCTGTTTAATTTGTTCATAATCAAAGGAGCGCACCGCATGTAAAACTCCACTTTCTGAATTTATGGAAATGTATTCTGAGAGATGAGACCCACCAATATAAGAATCTTCCAGAATATAAGATACACGGGCGTTTTGGTTTTCATCAGAATCTTTAGCCTTGACAGTAATAAGTGAAACCCCTGCCGCATTATTCTCAGCAATAAATGCAGTGTAAGCACCTTCTGAAAAAAGTGGAGCATTATCATTCACATCCGACACCttgaaattaaatgtttttttagttgAGAGAGGAAGCATTCCTGCATCTGTCGCAATAACAGTGATGTTATACTCTGAAACAGTTTCACGATCTAATAAAGTATCTGTAACCAAAGTGTAGTAATTTCGTAAATTAGATTTTATCTTAAAAGGTGCGTTTTGTTCTATTCTACAGTGCACTTTTCCGTTGTCGCCTGCATCAAGATCTTTCACGTTAATGATGCCAATAGTTGTACCAGGAGGAGAGTCTTCTGACACAGGACTAGTGAATGACATCACACTAATCGCGGGGGCGTTGTCGTTTACATCTGTCACTTCAATTATGACTTTGCTTGAATCCGTCAATCCTCCCCGATCTTTAGCATCGATTCGGACTTCgtgttttttgtgattttcatAATCAATTAAACCTTTTATTGAAATAACTCCCGTTTTTTCATCAATTGCAAACAAATTAGTGATACCGTTGTTAAGATCTGATAAATAATACGTTACAATACAATTTGATCCAAAATCTGCGTCACTCGCATTAACAGTGGTAACGTAAGTGTCTCTTGGAGAGTTTTCCATCACCGTTGCTTTGTAAACTGATTGATTAAACATAGGTGCATTATCATTAACATCAAGAAcagttacatttatatttaccgTACCAGATCTCTGCGGAATTCCACCGTCTACAGCTATGAGCTTTAGGGACAGATTAGGGGTCGTCTCTCTGTCTAATGGTTTCTGAAGCACCATCTCGGCATATTTCTTACCATCTGCATTagagttttgttttaaaacaaaattctCATTATCGGTGAGATAATATTCTCTTAGTCCATTGACGCCGACATCTGGGTCTTCTGCACTTGCCAATGGAAAACGAGCACCAGCATTAGCTATTTCGCTTATTTCGAAATGGATGACGTTTCTTTTAAAGGTCGGAGAATGATCATTTATGTCTGTTATTTCAATAGTAATCTGATGTAACTCCATGGGGTTTTCTAAAATCACCTCGAAGCTAAAACTACACGGCGTCACGTCTCCACATAGCTGCTCCCGGTCCATTCTCTCATTCACCACCAAAATCCCTTTGTCTGTCTTCAGCTCGGTGTACTGAACGCTCTCTCCCGTCACAATACGGGCCCGACCAGAACGGAGCCTTTTCAGATCCAAACCAAGATCCTGAGCTACATTACCGATTAGGGAgcctttcttcatctcctccgggATTGAATATCGGATATGTCCGCTGACCAAATggttgagaaagaaaaagaaaaacagacgcTTCCAATAGTGTTTGCAGTAAAAGCGCCATTCGCACTGTGAGGAGGATGCTATTGCACACgccatatgaaaaaaaaatgttcttgaCAACGGAATAACTCACGATGAAAAACACTTATTGTGTATCAAAAAAAGGACGTTTACTGTTATACTCAACAACTCAATGAGACTGGTTTCCTCGAACGCCAACCCGTATGCATACTGCCTGACATGTATTATAGGAGGGATTGTGTGGACCTGTTTTAGTTATTATGTTTCATTGACCAACAGCGTCGCTTAGAGTCCAACATTTGTAATACCGCGGGTATGGGCACGAAAATGATCTGAATGGTGGTTTctgaaaatattattaaaatataaaaacatagtACTCAGTAAAGTAATGATTAGTATACAAACTATTTAAACGCTGGAAAAGGTCGTATTATTGTTGTATGCAgtccacaatttaaaaaaacagcaatgcaattttgatgaaaaaacaaaaaatcagaaaaataaataaatacacctaCGACTCAAACTAGATTAAACGATGCACTGAAAACTAGAACACAACTGGTCTTTATCGTTGGGAGCCGtgaaaggagacattttttaTGTACAAACAAGAGTCCAGATATTATACAAAACATACAAGCAATAAAAATATACTAATCACAAAAAAGCATATGAAAGCTATGTCGGTGGAAAAGATGAAacgaaacacaaacaaaagatgCACTGACTTCGAAAGATGCACTCACTTCTCATATCTATTAACATATGAGTTAAAAATGACCACGGCAGAATTCTTATCAGGCGCTTAAAAAGACAGATGCTGTCCACACTGGCTATACGCACAGTGCAGCACTACAATTTTAATGGAATTTACGGAATGGAGGCGAAGCAACATTATTTGACTCACCTCTAGAGGAGAGTCTGGTTCATCCAGGATGTTCTTCTCACTTTGTATCCGCTGCATCGTTCCTGTAGAACTGGGGTCCATTATCAGCACGTTCTGACTACCGACTGTGCCGAATTTACAGTCACTCTTTCTGGAGTCATTCGTCCTGCACACCTCGTAGTTGTACACGTGTTGGAGAGTCCCTGTccccaaagtgtctgagtaacgtggtggataatacggaatcacagggagattggagtgatacaggacgcgagactgcctccatctgtagatcttcactgatataataaccactaaacacgtgatgaagaggaaggaaactacagccaaagccaacactaagtagaaggtcaggttgtcattgtactccttgtcttgtgtatagtcagtgaactcagacagcacttcagggaagctgtccgccaccgccacgttaacaatgactgtagctgaacgagagggctgcccgttgtcctccacgatcacagtcagtctttgtttcactgcatctttaTCAGTGACTCCGCGGATAGTTCTTATTTCTCCATTCTGTAAGCCCACTTCAAACAGCGCcctgtctgtggctttctgcagtttgtaggagagccaggcattctgtccagagtccacatcaacagccaccactttagtgaccagatagcccacatctgctgaacgaggaaccatctcagccaccagagagcctccagtCTGGACCGGGTACAGAACCTGAGGAGGGTTGTCGTTCAGGTCTTGGACTATTAATCTAACTGTAGCAGCTGAACTAAGCGGAGGGGATCCAGCATCACGAGCAGTTACGTTGAATTCCAAAAACTTGATTTGCTCAAAATCAAACGACCTCACTGCGTGGATTACACCACTTTCTGAATTCACAGACACTAACGAGGACACAGCTGCTCCATTAATGTCTTTCTCCTCCAGGAAGTAAGAAACCCGAGCGTTTTGGCCCCAGTCTGCATCACGAGCTCTGAGAGTGAAAACAGAAAACCCAGGTGAATTGTTCTCTGGTACAGTCTTACTGTACTCTGACTGGTCAAATTCAGGAGGGTTGTCATTCACATCAGACACTTTTACATTGATGTGTTTCCTTCTTGTCAGAGGAGGGGAGCCTTGGTCAGAGACCGTTATAGTTATGTTGTACTCAGGGATACTTTCTCTGTCTAAGACGTTATCGTTTACTATGGTATAATAACCTGTTAATGAAGACTCGATTTTGAAAGGCATGTCAGAGTCAATGGAGCATTTGACAACACCGTTACCATCAGAATCTACATCATCCACATTAATAACAGCAATAGTTGTACCTGGAGGAGAGTCCTCGGAAATCAAATTAACAAATGACATCAGCTGTATTGTAGGAACGTTGTCATTCTCGTCTATTAATTGGATTGTAACTTTGCAAGTATCTGATAATCCTCCTTGGTCACTAGCCTTAACGTTTATTTGATACGTTTTAGACTTTTCAAAATCTAGTTTACCTGCAACTGTAATATCTCCAGTTTTGTCATTTACCTCAAAAAGCTGCTTAACCTCTCTGGTGACATGTGCTATTGAAAATTTTATTTCAGCATTGGCTCCTTTATCTGCGTCATTGGCACTCACAGTGGTTACTACTGTTCCTTCTGGAGAGTTCTCCCTGACTTCTGCTTTATAAACAGGCTGACTACAAACTGGCGCATTATCGTTAATATCTAGCACAGTGATATGAATACGTACTGTCCCTGATCTTTGTGGTTCTCCTCCATCTGAAGCAATCAGCACAAGTGAGTgtgtctcctctttttctcgGTCTAACGGGTTTTGTAAAACCATTTCGATGGATTTCCCTCCATCAGGCTGACTCTGTACTTCCAATTTAAAATAACCCACGGGTCTGAGGATGTATTTTTGAATGTCATTAATTCCAACATCGGGGTCGTATGCACTCTCTAATGAGAAGCGAGTCCCCGATACAACACTTTCAACAATATTCAAACTGATTTCTTCCTTTGGGAACGACGGGGTGTTATCGTTTACGTCTATTACCTCCACGGTGACTCGATAAAGCTGGATTGGATTTTCTAAAATGACTtcgaaactgaagctacagggCGTCGTCTTTCCACACAGTTCTTCTCGGTCGATTCGCTCTTTAATCACAAGGGTGCCCTTGTCCCGGTTTAAATCAACGTACTGT is part of the Pungitius pungitius chromosome 2, fPunPun2.1, whole genome shotgun sequence genome and encodes:
- the LOC119206006 gene encoding protocadherin beta-16-like, which gives rise to MKKDYRVSSVGFMMAQMWITDLGGRGQSLFVILCLFKLSSVTGQARYSVPEEQAEGSFVGNIARDLGLDVARLLSGKARIITKESRQYVDLNRDKGTLVIKERIDREELCGKTTPCSFSFEVILENPIQLYRVTVEVIDVNDNTPSFPKEEISLNIVESVVSGTRFSLESAYDPDVGINDIQKYILRPVGYFKLEVQSQPDGGKSIEMVLQNPLDREKEETHSLVLIASDGGEPQRSGTVRIHITVLDINDNAPVCSQPVYKAEVRENSPEGTVVTTVSANDADKGANAEIKFSIAHVTREVKQLFEVNDKTGDITVAGKLDFEKSKTYQINVKASDQGGLSDTCKVTIQLIDENDNVPTIQLMSFVNLISEDSPPGTTIAVINVDDVDSDGNGVVKCSIDSDMPFKIESSLTGYYTIVNDNVLDRESIPEYNITITVSDQGSPPLTRRKHINVKVSDVNDNPPEFDQSEYSKTVPENNSPGFSVFTLRARDADWGQNARVSYFLEEKDINGAAVSSLVSVNSESGVIHAVRSFDFEQIKFLEFNVTARDAGSPPLSSAATVRLIVQDLNDNPPQVLYPVQTGGSLVAEMVPRSADVGYLVTKVVAVDVDSGQNAWLSYKLQKATDRALFEVGLQNGEIRTIRGVTDKDAVKQRLTVIVEDNGQPSRSATVIVNVAVADSFPEVLSEFTDYTQDKEYNDNLTFYLVLALAVVSFLFITCLVVIISVKIYRWRQSRVLYHSNLPVIPYYPPRYSDTLGTGTLQHVYNYEVCRTNDSRKSDCKFGTVGSQNVLIMDPSSTGTMQRIQSEKNILDEPDSPLEVSQIMLLRLHSVNSIKIVVLHCAYSQCGQHLSF